Genomic window (Gammaproteobacteria bacterium):
CCGGAAAACAACTTGGAGCGGAGGGACTGAATCCTCGATGATCCATTCGCTCGATGGAATCGAGCGCCCAGTCGTAGACCGCACCGGCCAGATGGAGCTACCGATGAGAAACGAGCCCTCCAGCCCACTCTTCACCCTTTCTCCGTCATTGCGGAAGGTGGTCCTGACGGCCCACATCGCCGTCTCTGTCGGACTCCTCGGCGACTCGGCCGGATATCTCGCAGTGGCCATCCGAGCGGCGGCGGCCGGCGACCCGACGGTCGCCGAAGTTTCGTACCAAACGCTCCGGATGTTCGCTTTCATGTTCGGTATTCCGCTCAGCTTCGCTGCATTGTTGACGGGGCTGCTGCTGGGCGTCGGTACCAGGTGGGGCGTGTTGCGATACCCATGGGTGATCGCCAAACTCCTTTTGATCGTCTCCGTTATTGCCGTCGGGGCGCTGGTACTCAAAGGCGGGATGGACGCGATGCTGACCGGACGCGGCGGGGCCGAGGGACGGTTGATCGCTGGGGCGGCCTACGACGTCGTCGCGCTCATGGTCGCCACTGCGCTCGCGGTGTTCAAGCCGGGGAAACGATTGGCGCAGAAGCAATGATCGGCCGCGCTCGGACGCAAATTCAGATACCCGGCGGCGATCGCATTGGCAAGCCGCGCGGTAAGCTCGCCATAACAGTGAGTGGATAATGCGCCGGTTGACGATACGGCAAAATGAAGGTTCTGATCACAGGCAGCGCGGGGCATCTCGGGGAAGCGCTCGTCCGGACGCTACGAGAGGCGGGCCACGACCCGATCGGGCTCGACATTCAGCCCTCGCCGTTCACGAGCGTCGTCGGGTCGTTCACGGACCCCGAGGTAGCGGACGACGCGATTCGAGGCGTGGAGGCGGTGCTTCACGCCGCGGCGCTCCACAAGCCGCACGTTGTGACGCACAGCCGGCGAGAGTTCGTCGACACGAACGTCATTGGAACGCTCAACCTGCTCGAAGCCGGCGTCGCTCACGGGCTGAAGGCGTTCGTCTATACGAGCACGACGAGCGTCTTCGGCCGCGCGCTCACGCCCGCCGCCGGCGAGCCGACAGCCTGGATAACGGAGGACGTCGTACCGCTCCCGAAGAACATCTACGGCGTCACGAAGAAGGCGGCGGAAGATCTGTGCGAGCTTTTTCACCGCAAGCACGGGTTGCCTTGTGTCATATTGCGAACGTCGCGCTTCTTCCCTGACGAGGACGACCAGGCCGCGATACGAAACGCGTACGACGACCGAAACGTCAAGGCCAACGAGTACCTTTACCGGCGTATCGACCTCGAAGACGTCGTTTCGGCTCACCTGCGCGCGCTCGAGCGCGCAACCTCCCTCGGATTCGGCTGCTACATCGTCAGCGCGACGACGCCGTTCGTTCCGGACGACGCGGCGCAGCTCAGAACGGATGCGCCCGCCGTGCTCAAGCGGCTGTTCCCATCGTACGAAGCGGAGTACGAACGCCGAGGCTGGAGGATGTTCCGGAGCATCGATCGCATCTACTCGAACACGCGAGCGCGGCGCGAGCTCGAATGGGAGCCTCGCTGGAGCTTCGCGTACGTTCTCGAACGGCTGCGAGCGGATGAAGACATCGCGAGCGCGCTCGCGCGGACCGTCGGCTTCAAGGGCTACCATGCCGGGAAGTTTGCCGGACGGATGTATCCAACCGATCCCGCCGAATGAGCGCTCTCGCACTCGGCCTCGAGCTCGGACGTCTGACGACGCGACGAGTAAAATCGGCGGACCGGGCCGGGGGTCCGGAGCCGGCGTTCCTCGCGATACTCACGAGCCGCCCGGCGGCCGACTACAAGGGCATCACGCCACCGTGGAACGATTGGCGTACAGTGCAGGAGCAGTGCCGGTCCGTAGCCAGGGCCTTGCTCGAGACCTAACGACTCACCAGGGGGACGAACGATGACGAATTCTACGCAAGCCATGAAGCGGCTAAATGTGGTTGCGCTCGCTGCGGCGTCGCTGCTCGTAGCAGCGCTCGGCGCCGTCGCCACGGCGGCCTTCGCGCAGGAGGAGTCGGCGACGGATGCCGCGGCGCGGGCGGCCGAAGCCGTCGGGTGGGTGATCGGGGAAGGCCGGCGCGACAGCCGGGAATGGGCCGCCGAGAAACAGCGGCTCCAGCAGCTCGGTGAGCGGTTCGATTCCGCCGAAGCCCTCTATCGACACTTCAGGGAAGAAGCGGGCAACATCACGCCGCTCACCTATCGGGATCTCCTCGAGCACGCGGAGCTCTACGATTGGCGCGGGATATGGACCCGGGCCAGCGGCGGTCTTCAGTACGACCCCGACGTGCGGCCCGGTGAAGAGAACACGGCGCAGCTTACGCCGGCGGGGCAGGCGGCCGTGGCGGCCAAGATCCGGCAGCTTTCGACGACGGGCGGCGAGTACGATCCGATCAGCGATTGCCGCCCGCCGGGCGTGCCGCGCTGGCTGACGGAGCCTTTCTTGAGGGAATTCACGGTCGCGCCGCATCAAACCTGGCTGATCAACGAGATGGTCAACGATATCCGGCGCGTGTATACCGACGGCCGCGAGCACACGGCGCCCGAGGACGCCTATCCTTCCTGGAACGGCGACTCGGTCGGCTTCTGGGACGACGGCACGCTGATCTTCTCGACGAAGTACCTGATGGAAGGCCAGTATCAACGCGGGACGATGCCGAATTATTCCTTCGAGGTGGAGACGGTCGAGCGCTGGCGCAGGACCGGGGAGGACCTGATCGAGGCGGACGTTTGGGTGTACGACCCGGTCAATCTGGCCGAGCCGTGGTATACGAGGCAGGCTTACACGCGGCTTTCGAACGAAGACGGCTTCCTCCGCATCCGTTATTGGGATTGCCGCGAGAATCCGAACAACGACATCATCGTCACCGACGACGGGACCAGCCAATTTCCCGATTTCACATTCGTCGACGACGACGCGGAGGTCAGCGACGACCCGAACGTCACGGCCCGGGGCAGCGATTTGAATACGGAAGCGCCGGCGAGCGTCGAGTGACTCGAAGGATTCCTCGCGTGCGCGCTCGCTCGTCGAGGGCCGCGGGCTTCCACCCGCGCACGACGAGCGCAGCGAGCCGGGCGTCAAGGACGGCGGTTCGGGCCGAGTCACTCGTCCCGCAATCCCGCAATCGGGACGACGTGCCCGCCTCCGGGACGACGCGGTTGCCCTGAAGGACGGACAAAAGCGGAGCGGCGCCCTCCAGTCAACACCTTACGCGCCGGTCGGCCGGGTGGCACGCCCGTTGCTCGGACGCCGTATCGATCGGTGAGAGCCGACGTTCGCCCACAAGAGTTGCAGCGCCGATCGGGCGCCTGACGAGGTTGCGGTCATGGCCATGAATCCTTTCCGACCGACGGCGCGGGTGCGCGCGATCATCCGCGCCGGATCGGCGTCCGACGCCGACGGCGAGCGCCGCGACACGCGCGGCGCGGGCTGGTTCGATGCGGTGATGCGAGACCTCGTATACGCCTGCCGCTCGCTGCGCAGCGCGCCGCTCGTGGCCCTTACGGTCGTGACGACGGTCGGGCTCGGCCTCGGGCTCGTGGCCGCCGTGTTCACGATCTTCAACGCGGTGATCTTTCGCGTGGACGAGGTGCGCAATCCGCAGGAGCTGTTCGCGGTGACGCGCCAGGCCCCGGCCGACTCAGCACCCGAGAAATTCACTCGCGAGCAGTACGAAGCGCTCCTCCGCGAGACGGACGCGTTCGTCGATGCGTTCGCGCTCGGCCCCGAAGTCGATCGAATCATCGACGGTCAGAGGATCGAGGGGCAGCTGGTCTCGGGAAACTTCTTTCAGGTCCTCGGCGTGAGCGCCGCCCGTGGACGCACTCTCGTCCCGGCGGACGACGAGACGGGCAACGATCACGTGATCGTTCTCAGCGGTCGCGCGTGGTCGCGGTACTTTGCGAGCGATCCCGGCGTTCTGAACCGCACGATCGACGTGAATGGCGTGCCGTTTCAGATCGTCGGCGTGATGCCGGAAGGCTTTCGGGGACTCGCGTTCGCGCCGCCGGACTTCTGGGCGCCGCTCTCGCTCCTCGGCGAGCTCCGGCCCAACAGCGACTCCGGCGAGCCCACCCTCGGCATCGTCGGGCGGCTCGCGCCCGGTCTGACCCGCGGCCAGGCGCTTGCGCAGCTCGTCGCGTGGGACGTGCGCCGGGCCGTGGAGACTTCCGGCGAGCGGCCGGACGCGAACCTCGTGCTCGAGCCGCGGCAGGGCACGGTGCCGCTCTCGGCCGAGGCGATCGTGCTGTTCATGCCGCTCTTCTTCGCGTTCGGTCTGATCCTCATGATCGGCTGCGCGAACGTCGCCAACCTGCTGCTCGCCCGAGCCGTCGCCCGCCGGCGCGAAATCGGCATTCGCCTTGCAATCGGCGCCACGCGGCGCCGGATCATTGCGCAATTGCTCACCGAGAGCCTGCTGCTCGCGCTCGTGTCCGCCGCGCTCGGCTTCGGCGTTTCACGGCTGGTCCTCGAAGCCGTCGTCTACTACGTCACGACCGCCTGGGCGAATCTCGGCGACATTCGCCTCGTCGTGCCGCCGGCGGACTGGCGCGTCGCGCTGTTCCTCGTGATCGCCGCCCTTGCATCGACCCTGTTCTTCGCGCTCGCGCCCGCACTTCAAGCCACGCGCTTCGATCTCGTGCGGCCGATGCATGGCGAGGCCGCCGCGGGCGAAGGCAGACCCGGCCGCGCTCGAAACGCGCTCGTCGCTCTCCAGGTGACCGGATCCGTGCTGCTCTTCGTCACCGCGGCGGTCTTCCTGCGCAGCAGCTGGGTAGCGGCGTCGCTGGACCCCGGTATCCGCACGACCGACACCGTGTTCGTGAACGTCGCGAGCGAGCGGCGGGGCGCGATGCTCGACGCGGTGAGGAGCGAGCCGTCCGTTGCGTCGGTTGCCGCCGCGACGCCGTTCTCGCTGAGCGCTGCGGCGCAGGGCGCAGTCGTCAAGCCGAACGCCGCGTACCGGTTCGTGTCGCCGAATTACTTCGAGGTCCTCGGCATCGAAATCGCGCGAGGACGCGGCTTCGCGCCGACGGAGACGAGCTCGGCCGCCGCGGTCGCCGTGGTTTCGGAAAGCGCCGCGGAACAGCTATGGCCGGGTCTCGACGCGATCGGACAACTCCTGCGGCTCGACCCCGGCCCGGAACAAGACGCGGCGGAACGGGAAGACGCGCCGCTTCTCCCGCGCACGGCCGTCGTCGTCGGCGTCGCGCGCGACGTGCCGGGCTTTCGGCTCGCCGGCCAGAGCGTGTTGGCGGGACCCGATGTCTACCTGCCGATCGCCGCCGAGGCTGCCGGAACCTCGCTTGCGTTGCGCGTGCGCGGCAATCCGTCCGAGGTGAGCCGCCGGCTCCTCGCACGGCTAGAGACCGTGGAGGCCGGCGCGGCCGAGATCATCCCGCTGCGCGAGCTCTCGCGTATGGAAGCCGAGCTTCTCGCGATTCCGTTCTGGATCACGTTCGCGCTCGGCGCGCTCGCGCTCTTTTTGACCTTGTCGGGACTCTTCAGCGTGCTTTCGTATCTCGTCGAGCGACGCAGGCGGGAGATCGGCGTGCGGATGGCGCTCGGGGCGACGCGGCGAGGCATCGGTGCGCTCGTGTTGGCGCAAACGGCTCGGCCCGTCGCGGTCGGGCTGCTCCTCGGCAGCAGCTTCCCGGCCGCGGTCGGCGCCGCGCTGCTGGCGACGCCCCTCGCCGAGCAGATCGGGCAGACGGTGCGTCTCTTGGATCCGCTGGCCTACGCTGCCGGCTTGCTGTGCGTCGTCACGGCATGCGCCTTTGCGGCGCTCGTCCCGGTGCTGCGCGCGGGACGCGTCGATCCGATCGCGGCGCTGAGGCAGGATTGAGGATACCGGCGAGGCAGCTCGCCTCGCGCGCGGAAATGCAGACACGGGTCAGAATGCGCGGACCGGGCGCACGACCACCGTGGCAAGGGATTTCGACACCAGCACCGCTCCGCCGCCCCCGGCGAAGTCGATCGCTACGGCGGAGTTCTCGTCAAGCTCGGTGGAGCTCGCGTAGGACATCACGGCGAAGCCGTGCTCGTCGCGGAAGTTCGTGTGCGTCGCGAGGTTGTCGTGCATCGCCTCGAGCTCGTCCCGAGAAGGCAGGAACCAGTCGTCGTACCCGTTGATCTCGGCCGCGGCCGCAATCCGGGCCGGCGCGCTGCATCCCGGGTCGGCCAGAATCGCAGTGTTGTCGGAACCCGCGCCGATTGCGGCCGCTGTCGCGCCGACGAGCGTGCCAGCGCAGCCCCACGTTTCCCAGGGATCGGGTTCGCCGGCATTCCACTGCCGGGGCGCGGCCTCGAGGTATCGCCATCCGCCCGCGTCGTCGCCCTTGTCGTAGAACACGATGCCGCCGGCCGGGCCCCTGTCGCCAATCGAATAGACCTTTCGCACCAGGCGCACGTACGCGCCCGCTTCGTGCTTGAAAGGCAGCGCCGCGCCGATGTCGAAGCGAACGACCCACGCGAGCCCCGGCAGGCCGGCGTACGGCGTGCCGGTCCAGACCGCGCTCGAGCCGGCCGGGAAAACCATCGTGTTCAGCGACGGCCCGGCGCGGCAGAATTCGACGAGGCTCGCGAGCTCGGCCCGGTTCGGCAGCCGCCAGTCCTGATAACCGGCGAGCGCGGCCGTGGCCGCCGCCTGCAACGCCTGATCCCACGGCATCACGGTCGGTGTGCCGGCACAAAGCTCGCCACTCTGGCCGATCAGACAGCGGCTCCACATCAACCGCGTGCGTTCGTGCGTGACGGTGCCGTCGCCGTGGATCTCGAACTCGTCTAACGGCGTCGTCACCGGGATCTGCGCGTTGTCGCAAAAGTCGGCTGCGCCGGCGGCGGCGGGTAGAAGCAAGGAAAGGATCCATCCGTAACGCATCACGATCGGCCTCCGGCGCTCAGTCGTCGGCGCGCACCAGCCGCACGTGCGCGGCGTAATTTTTCGCGGGGTTCACCAGCTGGCCGTCCGTGAAGTCGATGCTCCACGCGATATTGGCGTCCGGCGCGAAAGCCGTAGCGGTCCAGTAGAGCGGGTCGCTCGAAGGCACGTCCGGGAAGTAGTCGATGTCGACGGCCGGCGAGACCCGGCCATGGTGCACGATCGACGCGAGCTCGGCCGCAGTCGGCATGCGCCAGTCGTCGAACCCGCAGAGTCCTTCGTCGTTCACGGCGTCCACATAGGCTTGCGTGTCGCATGCGGAGCCGCTGCAGACGCCGCCGTTCGGAACACCCGCCTGGCCGCCGTTGCGCTCGGCATCCGGCAAGTACCACGAGTACGTGTGGCCGCGATGGCGCGCCGTGCCGGGCGCGTCCGGCCGGATCTCCCAGAGCAGGCCCGTCACATGATCGAGCGTGCAGGCCCAATCGGCCTCGTTCGAGCCGAGCGCCGCATCGGGCGGCAGCGCGATGCCCGCGTGGGACACCTTCGTGAAGTCGAAACCGGCCGCGCCCGCCCCTTGCTTGCTCAGAGCACCGCGGCGGGCGGCCGCGTCGCGGCCCCAGTCGCCGTCTTGGCCCGGGTAGCTCGGATGCGGGCAGTCGAGCGCGAGATCGACGGCGTCGGCGCACCGGTCGAAACCGGAGTCGTTCAGCATGCCGGATGCGGCGTTCGCGATCCTGTCCGGCAACGTCACCGCTTTCGTCGCGCTCGGCACGCCTTCTTCGCCGTCCGCAAAGGCGGTCACGATGAAGTAGTACGTCGCGCCGTGCGTCAAGCCCGTGACGGTGTGCGGGCTCGAGACGTTCTGAAGCCACACGCCGCCTTCGTAGGCCGCGTAGTCGTCCGGCGTGAGATCCGGGTCCTCGGCGTAATAGATGTGATGACCCTCGGCGTTCGGCACCTCGCTCCAGACGACCGTCACGCTGCCGTGGCCGGCGGTCAGCGTCACGTCTTCCGGTGCCGCGAGCTCGGGCTCGTTCGGGGACTCGCCCGGGTCCGTGGGCGAATTCCCGCTCGGCGCCCCTCCGCTGCCGCCTCCGCCGCAGCCGGCGAGACTCGCCGCGGCGAGCCCGAGCCAGAGCTTGCGCACGGTATGGCTCCCCGACGGAACCGCTGCCGTCACGCCGCCTCCTTGCAGTGCCTTTTCGCAGGTTCGCGCGCGGGCAGCGATCGGCCCGCGCATGGCCAGTGACAGTAGGCGCAAGCGGTGCTGCGCGCGACGAAACGAGTCACACGCCTTGCACGAAAATCCGCATTCGTGGCCGGGCTGTCGCGGCCCCTATTGCGTCCATGATCGTGGACGCAATCAATGTTTACGTTCACGATGGAGGACATATGTCCAAGCGGCGCGCTGTTCGGCGGTGCGCTTTTTTCTTGCCTGTTATGTCCGCTATCGTATACATTAAAAGCGTTAACGTTTGTTTTCATGAACATTACGAGCCGAAAAGCTGATTACGCCCTTCCGCTTCCGGTCCGACGGGCGCTGCGCAAGCTGGGCCAGGATGTGCGTCAGGCGCGGCTGCGCCGGCGCCTGCCCGCGGCTGTCGTCGCGGAACGGGCGTCGATCAGCCGCACGACGCTGTTCAAGCTGGAAAAAGGCGAGCCCGGCGTCTCCATCGGCATTGTCGCGACCGTGCTGTTCGTGCTCGGGCTGGGAGAGCGGCTGAGCGAGCTCGCCGATGTCAGGCACGATGAGCACGGTCTTGCCCTCGAAGAAGAGCGGCTGCCCCAGCGCATCCGGCGACGACGGCGCACACCGGCGGAAACGGCCTGATGGATCGGGAAACTTTCGTCCATGCCGATCTCGACGGCCGGCCGCACCTCGTGGGCCGGCTCTACACTCGCCTGCGCAACGGCCGCGAAAGCGCGACCTTCGAATACGACGACAGCTGGCTGAGCCACCCGGAACGGTTTGCGCTCGAGCCGGCCCTGAAGCTGGGGCCCGGCCCTTTTCATACGGCTACCGACAGCCGCGTATCTTGAGCACGGCGATCGACGAGGAGGATCAGACGGCCTCGCTCGCGCTGGCACTGTCCGTCGCCGAATATTTCGATCTCGAGCAGCGCCAAGCACAGGAGATTGCCGGAGAAGTCGCCGCGGCGACCGCGCAGTGGCGCGCGGAAGCGCAGCGCTTCGGTCTGACGCGCGCACAGTGCGACCGTATGGAATCGGCATTCGTGCACACGGATCTCGAGACCGCACTCTCCTTTGCCTAGGGGCACCCTGAAGCCTTCACGAAACGCTCGTCTTCCGGAAGACCGGCGCGAGTGTCGCGGACCGGACAGATGCAAAGGTATTCTATGAGCTAGCATATTCCCAAAAGCGATCGATAGAGCAGGGGCTGGGACGCGCTTGCGGAGCCGCTCATTCGATAGAGCTCATTTCGATAAGAACAAGTCAACGTGTCTGGGAGGCATCCATGACACCTCGATTCCACCGTCTCTCCCTCGAGGAGTTCGCCGCCCTGCTCGCATGCTTTCCGTTTTCTCGCCGTATCAACGCCGTCCACCTGCATCATACCTGGCGGCCGAACCATGCCCAGTTCCGCGGTCACGACACCATCGTGGCCATGTGGAGGTATCACACGCAGGAGAAGGGCTGGAGTGACATCGCCCAACACGTCACGATCGATCCCGAAGGGATGATCTGGACCGGGCGCAACTGGAATCGCCCGCCGGCCAGCGCATCCGGGCAGAACGGCAATGCGTCCTTTGGGCCGTTCATGATCGAGACAGTGGGCGACTTCGATGCTGGACGAGACCGCTTCGAGGGTTGTCAGCGCGACACGGTGTTGAAGGTGATCGCGCTTGTGCAGAAGCGCTTCGAGCTCAAGGCAAGCTCACTGCGGTTCCACTGTCAAATGTCGTCGAAAACGTGCCCGGGGAGCGCGATCGACTATGACGAGGTCGTAAACGCAGCTCAGGAGCTTCTCGAGAGCGGCATCGACATCGCACCGACGGCGCCCCCGGACGCTTTGCCTTTCCCGAGGTCGGCCTTGGCGCTGGCCGACGTCCAGACCGATCTCATGAACCGGGGCGCGGCTCGCGCCGACGATCCGGCGCACGCCGAGCCCGAGGAGGAGGCCGGCTCGCCGTTCGCCTACACCTCCGGGCTGCCGGGGCCGAAGCCCGAGATCCTCGCGCGGGAGCGCAAACTCTCGCCGGCTGAGCTTGCCGATTTGCGGCCCCATGTCATCAACTTGCGGCAGGGCGTCTTCTCGCACGATGGCGCGATAACGTGCTCGAAGGCCGACGTCGACGCCATCTTCGAGGAGCACCTGCCGCGCCGACTGGCCGCACAACCCGACGGCAAGCCGCTGCCCATCGTGTTCTACGCCCACGGTGGCCTGGTCTCGGAGTCTTCCGCGCTGAATCTCGCGCAGCAGCACGTGACGTGGTGGCTCGCTAACGGCGTCTACCCGATCTACTTCGTCTGGGAAACGGGGCTGTTCGAGACGGTGGGTCAGCTTCTCGAGCGCACTAGGGTACGCACTCGCGCCGCTGCCCGAGATCTCTGGGATTACACGACGGATCCTCTCGTCGAAATCGCCGTCCGCGCGCTTTACGGCCCCATGATTTGGGGTGGTATGAAACGCAGCGCAGAGCGCGCGTCGGCCGACGCGGGCGGTGCGCGGTATACCGCCGGGAAGCTTGCGGAGTTCTGCAAGAGCAACGGCGGGGCCGTGGAGCTGCACGCCGTCGGCCACAGCGCGGGCTCGATCTTCCATGCGCACTTCCTGCCGGTCGCGCTCGAAGCCTGCTCTCTGCCGTTCAAGACGCTCCATCTCCTCGCGCCGGCGGCGCGAGTCGACCTCTTTCTCGATCGGCTAGCGCCGCTCATGGGCAAGCCCAACGGTATCGGCGAAACGACCTTGTTCACGATGCGTGAGGATTTCGAGCGCGCCGATCGGTGCACGCCGATCTACCGCAAGTCGCTGCTGTATCTCGTGAGCCGGGCGCTCGAGGACGAGCCGAAGGCGCCGATCTTGGGGCTCGAGGAGTGCTTGCGAGCGAACGCCGAGTTGCGTCGACGTTTCGGGCTCGGCAGGCACGGCGACGACGGCGACGTCGTGTGGTCGCTTTCGGCGAGCGACGACGGACGCAGCGCGTCGCGGTCGACGACCCATGGGGGTTTCGACAACGACCCCGCCACGATGAACAGCGTCGCCCGGCGCGTACTGAACAAGGGCGATACGGAGCGGCTCGAGCGCGCCTTCCCCGAGGTGGACGGCCGGCGCGCGCTGGCAGCAGACGACTGGAGCGATGCCGTGGACTGGCCCGAAGGCCTCGAGTTCGTTTCGCCCCCGGTTCGGTCGCGTCCGTCGCTTGCCGGCGCGACGATCGGCGTGACGACGTCGGCTCCTGCGCAGACCCGCCCCGTGGTCGCACCTGCGATCGGGCGCCGGCTCGCCGTATGCGTCGGCATCGACGCGTATGCGAGCAGCCCGCTCGCCGGCTGCGTCGCTGATGCGCGACTGTGGGCGCGAACGCTGACGGATCTGGGGTTCGACGCGCCGACGGTGCTCGTCAACGAAGTCGCGACGCGCAGCGGGATCCTCGACGCCCTCGCGCGGGCCCTGGCCTCGAGCCAGGCAGGCGACGTCGTCGTGTTTCAATATTCCGGCCACGGCACGCAGGTGCCGGATGTCGACAACGACGAGGCGGCGGGCGATTCGCCGGGCCTCGACGAGGCGCTGTGTCCGTTCGACATGGACGCGGGCGCATTCCTCATCGACGACGATCTTGCGGAAGTGCTCGCCGAGGCACCGGCCGGAGTCAACGTGACGCTCTTCATCGATTGCTGCCATAGCGGAACGATCTCGCGGCTCGGCGTCGGGGCGCCGAGCAGCGGGGCGCGCGGCGACGCGCGGTTCCGATATATCACGCCGTCGCCTGAAGCGCTCGAAGCGCACCGCCGGTTCCGGTTGCGGCTCGGCGGGGCGCGGCACCGTCGACGAGGACCGGAGACGATGCGCGAGGTGCTGTTCTCGGCGTGCCTCTCGCACGAGGTGGCGTGGGAAAGTGCG
Coding sequences:
- a CDS encoding NAD(P)-dependent oxidoreductase, yielding MKVLITGSAGHLGEALVRTLREAGHDPIGLDIQPSPFTSVVGSFTDPEVADDAIRGVEAVLHAAALHKPHVVTHSRREFVDTNVIGTLNLLEAGVAHGLKAFVYTSTTSVFGRALTPAAGEPTAWITEDVVPLPKNIYGVTKKAAEDLCELFHRKHGLPCVILRTSRFFPDEDDQAAIRNAYDDRNVKANEYLYRRIDLEDVVSAHLRALERATSLGFGCYIVSATTPFVPDDAAQLRTDAPAVLKRLFPSYEAEYERRGWRMFRSIDRIYSNTRARRELEWEPRWSFAYVLERLRADEDIASALARTVGFKGYHAGKFAGRMYPTDPAE
- a CDS encoding ABC transporter permease — protein: MAMNPFRPTARVRAIIRAGSASDADGERRDTRGAGWFDAVMRDLVYACRSLRSAPLVALTVVTTVGLGLGLVAAVFTIFNAVIFRVDEVRNPQELFAVTRQAPADSAPEKFTREQYEALLRETDAFVDAFALGPEVDRIIDGQRIEGQLVSGNFFQVLGVSAARGRTLVPADDETGNDHVIVLSGRAWSRYFASDPGVLNRTIDVNGVPFQIVGVMPEGFRGLAFAPPDFWAPLSLLGELRPNSDSGEPTLGIVGRLAPGLTRGQALAQLVAWDVRRAVETSGERPDANLVLEPRQGTVPLSAEAIVLFMPLFFAFGLILMIGCANVANLLLARAVARRREIGIRLAIGATRRRIIAQLLTESLLLALVSAALGFGVSRLVLEAVVYYVTTAWANLGDIRLVVPPADWRVALFLVIAALASTLFFALAPALQATRFDLVRPMHGEAAAGEGRPGRARNALVALQVTGSVLLFVTAAVFLRSSWVAASLDPGIRTTDTVFVNVASERRGAMLDAVRSEPSVASVAAATPFSLSAAAQGAVVKPNAAYRFVSPNYFEVLGIEIARGRGFAPTETSSAAAVAVVSESAAEQLWPGLDAIGQLLRLDPGPEQDAAEREDAPLLPRTAVVVGVARDVPGFRLAGQSVLAGPDVYLPIAAEAAGTSLALRVRGNPSEVSRRLLARLETVEAGAAEIIPLRELSRMEAELLAIPFWITFALGALALFLTLSGLFSVLSYLVERRRREIGVRMALGATRRGIGALVLAQTARPVAVGLLLGSSFPAAVGAALLATPLAEQIGQTVRLLDPLAYAAGLLCVVTACAFAALVPVLRAGRVDPIAALRQD
- a CDS encoding DUF1566 domain-containing protein, producing MRYGWILSLLLPAAAGAADFCDNAQIPVTTPLDEFEIHGDGTVTHERTRLMWSRCLIGQSGELCAGTPTVMPWDQALQAAATAALAGYQDWRLPNRAELASLVEFCRAGPSLNTMVFPAGSSAVWTGTPYAGLPGLAWVVRFDIGAALPFKHEAGAYVRLVRKVYSIGDRGPAGGIVFYDKGDDAGGWRYLEAAPRQWNAGEPDPWETWGCAGTLVGATAAAIGAGSDNTAILADPGCSAPARIAAAAEINGYDDWFLPSRDELEAMHDNLATHTNFRDEHGFAVMSYASSTELDENSAVAIDFAGGGGAVLVSKSLATVVVRPVRAF
- a CDS encoding DUF1566 domain-containing protein, producing the protein MRKLWLGLAAASLAGCGGGGSGGAPSGNSPTDPGESPNEPELAAPEDVTLTAGHGSVTVVWSEVPNAEGHHIYYAEDPDLTPDDYAAYEGGVWLQNVSSPHTVTGLTHGATYYFIVTAFADGEEGVPSATKAVTLPDRIANAASGMLNDSGFDRCADAVDLALDCPHPSYPGQDGDWGRDAAARRGALSKQGAGAAGFDFTKVSHAGIALPPDAALGSNEADWACTLDHVTGLLWEIRPDAPGTARHRGHTYSWYLPDAERNGGQAGVPNGGVCSGSACDTQAYVDAVNDEGLCGFDDWRMPTAAELASIVHHGRVSPAVDIDYFPDVPSSDPLYWTATAFAPDANIAWSIDFTDGQLVNPAKNYAAHVRLVRADD
- a CDS encoding helix-turn-helix domain-containing protein, which encodes MFTFTMEDICPSGALFGGALFSCLLCPLSYTLKALTFVFMNITSRKADYALPLPVRRALRKLGQDVRQARLRRRLPAAVVAERASISRTTLFKLEKGEPGVSIGIVATVLFVLGLGERLSELADVRHDEHGLALEEERLPQRIRRRRRTPAETA
- a CDS encoding caspase family protein, which produces MTPRFHRLSLEEFAALLACFPFSRRINAVHLHHTWRPNHAQFRGHDTIVAMWRYHTQEKGWSDIAQHVTIDPEGMIWTGRNWNRPPASASGQNGNASFGPFMIETVGDFDAGRDRFEGCQRDTVLKVIALVQKRFELKASSLRFHCQMSSKTCPGSAIDYDEVVNAAQELLESGIDIAPTAPPDALPFPRSALALADVQTDLMNRGAARADDPAHAEPEEEAGSPFAYTSGLPGPKPEILARERKLSPAELADLRPHVINLRQGVFSHDGAITCSKADVDAIFEEHLPRRLAAQPDGKPLPIVFYAHGGLVSESSALNLAQQHVTWWLANGVYPIYFVWETGLFETVGQLLERTRVRTRAAARDLWDYTTDPLVEIAVRALYGPMIWGGMKRSAERASADAGGARYTAGKLAEFCKSNGGAVELHAVGHSAGSIFHAHFLPVALEACSLPFKTLHLLAPAARVDLFLDRLAPLMGKPNGIGETTLFTMREDFERADRCTPIYRKSLLYLVSRALEDEPKAPILGLEECLRANAELRRRFGLGRHGDDGDVVWSLSASDDGRSASRSTTHGGFDNDPATMNSVARRVLNKGDTERLERAFPEVDGRRALAADDWSDAVDWPEGLEFVSPPVRSRPSLAGATIGVTTSAPAQTRPVVAPAIGRRLAVCVGIDAYASSPLAGCVADARLWARTLTDLGFDAPTVLVNEVATRSGILDALARALASSQAGDVVVFQYSGHGTQVPDVDNDEAAGDSPGLDEALCPFDMDAGAFLIDDDLAEVLAEAPAGVNVTLFIDCCHSGTISRLGVGAPSSGARGDARFRYITPSPEALEAHRRFRLRLGGARHRRRGPETMREVLFSACLSHEVAWESAGQGEFTLRATRELAAGIEGLSNEAFLERVRRAFGAQPRQHPELDCAPQRRSGPLLGAESALTSVTVSDLGTYCGKPVQNRTRSRIPALLREIAGELDG